The segment ATAGCGGCCACTATTTTTTCAGATCCAGGGGATAGGTAGCAACTTGGGTTAAAGTCATCCCAAGTCTCTATCTTGCTGGGGTCAACGCCAGCCTGTTGGTAAAGGTCCCTGCGGTAAAAGATTACCACGGGACCAGAATCCCAGGGGATGGCGTAGATCCGGTTCCCCATGGTGAGCTCGGTCCACTTGAACTCGGGAAATTCCTTTCTCAAGTTGGCCGCACCAAGCCCAGCTAGGTCCGTGAAGCAGTTGGGGAAACGGCTCCAAAACACTTCCGCCTCGTTGTTTTCTACCGAATAGACATCGGGCAGATCCACCCCACCAGCGGCGCACCCCGCCAAGCCCCGGTCAAAGACCTGCTGGTTGCCCAGGTCCACCACCTTCACCTTCACGTTGGGATAAAGCTTGTTGAAGCTCGGAATGGTGGCTTCCAAAGCCTTGGCAGCAATGTCCCAGCTCCATACGGTAATCTCGCCGCGCAACGAAGGGTTCTGCGCCAAAGCCAACCCCAAAAGGGTTGCCAACGCCATTAACCTCACCCTCATGGCTCCTCCCTTTCACCCCTAGAGGGGTGTTCTCACCCTACTATTAGCTATGTTCTTTTGTCAAGTGTGGGTTTTAGATGCTCTGCGCAAGCAAACGAAATCTGCCAGAATATGCCTATGCCCACCCTCGAGGCCGAAGCCCGTCGGGCAAAGATCCTAGAACTCCTTAAGGACAAGGGGCAGGTGCGCGTGGCCGAGCTGGCCAAACTGCTGGGGGTTTCCCAGGTCACGGTCCGGTCAGATCTGGACGCCCTGGAACGAAGCGGCCGTCTCAGGCGGCTACGGGGTGGGGCGGTCCTTTGGGAGGCCCGTCGTGCGGAGCTTCCCTTAGAGATCACCCGTACCCTTCACGCCCGGGAAAAGGAAGCCATTGGCAAAAAGGCGGCAAGCCTGGTCAAAGATGGGGACGTCATCCTCCTGGATGTGGGGTCCACTACCACGGAAATGGCCAAAGCCCTCTCTCCCAACCTGCGGGACGTGGTGGTCATCACAAGCGCCCTCAACATCGCCCTGCTTCTGGAAAGCCATCCAGGCATAACGGTCATCGTCACCGGAGGAAGGCTTAGGCCCCTGCAACATTCCCTGGTAAACCCCTTCGGCACCCTCCTTCTGGAAGAGCTCAACGCCGACAAGGCCTTTCTGGGGTGCAACGGCGTCCACCCGGAGCGGGGCTTCACCAATACCAACCTCGAGGAGGCGGAGGTCAAGAAGGCCATGGTCCGGGCTGCCAGGGAAGTGTATTTCCTAGCGGACCACTCCAAGCTCCTCCAGGTGGCCGCAGCCCGCATTGCCCCCCTCGAGGCCGCCACCGCCCTCATCACGGACCGCAAAGCGGGAAAGGAAACCTTGGAAACACTTCGCCAAGCCGGGCTCCGGGTGGAAATCGCCTAAGTCCTACCAAGCCACTCCGGGCGGCACCAAGGGCTCCAGGTAAACCAGCTCCACCACCTGCCGCGACCACAGCCTTTCGCCCTCCCAAGCCTCCCCCACCAGGCGGTACGCCCCCGGGGGAAGCGTTCGCAAGGCTTCGGCCACCTTCGCAAGCCGCTCCTGCCCTTCCAAGGAGCTTTCCCAAAGCTCGCCCAGGCTGAAAAACCGCCGCACCTCTCCCCCCGCCAGCGCCACCTCGCCCTCCCAAAGGGGCAAAGCCGCCGGCCCCTCCAGGGCCAGGACCACCCGCAGGGTAAGGGAGCGCTCCAGGTCGTTCACCAGCCAAGCCTCCCACAGGGGCACGCCGCCCACCCCTAGCCGCTCACGGTAGGGCACCAGGGAAAGGAGAACAGGGCTACTCGCCTCCTTAAGGGCGTAAAAGCCCTTCTTGGGGATGCGCTCCACATCCAAAACCGCCCAGGTAATCCCCTCCCAGGGCTCGGCGAAGAGGAACTGGAAGTAGCCCACCACCTTCCCCTTGGCCCGGCGGTAGGCGTGGATGGCGAAGGAAAGGAGCCGGGCTTGGTAGGCCTGGGAGTTTTCCACGAAGCTTTCCAAGGACGTCCCCATCTCCACCCCCGCCACCCGGAAAGTTTCGTGGGGCTGAAAGTTGTGGTAGGCCCACACCTCCCACTTCGGGGGCCAGGCGGCCTCCCCCAAGACCCGGCGCAAAAGCTCCGCCCGGGGAAGGGCCTGGGCCCCAAACTCCGAGGGCAGCGGGGCCCCCGGCAGGGCCAAGAAGTCCCTGAGGTGCCCCCAGTACCACCCGGGGTAAGGGTGCTCCCGGAAATCGGAGGCCTCCTTCACCAAGCGGCTCGGGTCCTGGGCCCGAAGCTCCGCCGCCAAAAGGGGTCCCAAGGCGTGGCGGTTATGGGTGGGCTCGTTTTGGGCGCACCAAAGGTAGATGGAAGGGTGCGCCCCGTAGTGTTCCACCATGGCCCGCACCTGGCGCACCGCCTCTTCGGCGAAGGCTTCGTCCGGGGCATAGCCCCACTGCAGGGGAAAGTCCTGCCAGACCAGAACCCCTTCCCGGTCGCACACCTCGTAAAAGACCGGGTGGGTGAGGTGGGCGTGGACGCGAACGGCGTTGAGCCCCGCCTCCTTCATCAAGGCCACGTCCTTCTCCGCCAAGGCCTGGGAGTAGGCGGCAAGCCACTGGGTGGGGATGTGGTTGGTGCCCCGCAGGAAAAGCCGCCTCCCATTTAGGAGAAGCCAGCCCTCCCCATCCCAAGCCAGGGTGCGGAAACCCAAGGGTGCGGAAACCCGGGCCTGGGCCAGTTCGGCCTCGAGGCGGAAGAGGTGGGGAAAGCCCCGCTCCCACACCTCCCAAAGGGGCATCTCCGGCAGGTCCCACACCACCTCCCGGTACCCTCGCCCCGCATCCCCCCGCAGCTCCACCTCCTTGGTCCACACCTCCCCGGGGAAGTTCTCCGGAAAAAGGCGGAGCAAAACCCGCTCCGCAAAAAGCCTCGGGGCATCCAGAAGAAGCCGCACGAGGAGCCGCCAGCCCCCGGGCCTGGGGTGGAGCCGATGGGTGAGGTGGAGGAGGGCCACCTCCTCCCGGAAAACCACCTCCACCCCACCCCATAGCCCCCCCGTGCCCCGTTCCTGCCCCCGGGGGCTAGTCCCCCCGGGCCGGCAGTCGTGCTGGCCCAAAACCCCCTTGATCTGCCGCTTAAAGCGGGGCCACTGGCCCAAGGGCTCTTTGGGGGCGGAAACCCGCAGGTAGAGCTCCTTCCCTGGGGGAAGCTCCAGAAGCCAGGGGAAAAAGTAGCCCTCGTGCCTCCCCAAAAAGCGGCCCTCCAGCCAGGCCTCCTGGTAGTAGTCGCCAAAGGAGCGCAGAAACCGCCGTGGACCTCCCTCGGGCAGGGCGAGGCGGTACCAGCCCACCTCCGCCTCCAGGCCCTCGAGGGTCCACTGGTGGGGCAGGGCCACCTCCCGCCAGCCCTCCTCGGGGAGCGCCTCCGGTTCCCTTGCCGGGTGGGCCAAGAAAAGGGCGCTTTTGAGCCTCATTCCCGCACCTCGTGGGGAAAAAGGGCGGCGAGCAGGTAGGCGAGGAGGATGGCCACCCCGGGGATCACGGAAACCAAAAACCGGAAGGCAAGGCCCGTGTTCGGCCCTGGGTTCTCCCCGCTCACGTAGCCGAAAAGGGGGCCCAGGAGGGCGAAGGCCAGGCCCACCAAGGCCCCCGAGGCCCGCCCCAGAAGGCCCACCAGGCTGTAGTAGGCCCCTTCCCGCCGGGTACCGGTGCGCTCGGCGTCCAGGTCAATCACCTTGGCCATGACCACCTCCCCCGTGACCCGCACCCCGGCGAAGCCCACCCCCACCAGGGCCCCCACCAGGAGGGCCGACCCTAGTCCCTGGGGCAGGAAAAGGAACAGGGCGGCCAACCCCATGACCAAGTGGGCAAGCCGCCAGGCCCGCTTCCCCCCTAGCCGCCTGGCCAGTAAGCCCCAAAGGAAGACGGAGGGCAAGGCCACCAGGAAGACGGCGGCGAAGAGGAGGCTGGTGGCCGCCTCGGGCAGACCCAGGCTGTGCTTGGCGTAAAAGGCCATCCCCGTCTGGATCACCGTGCGCCCGAACTCAAAGAGGAGGCCCACCAAGGCCGCCACCCAGAAAGCCCGGTTCCCCAAAACCAGGCGGAAGGAGGCCCAAAGCCCAAGGGGACTCCCCGCCCTAGGGTCTTCCTCCACGCCCCTCAGGAAAAGGGTAAAGGCCAGCGCCGCCAGGAGGGCGAAGAGGAGGGCCATGCCGCCAAAGCCCACTTGGGCGTAGACCAAGGGGGCGAGGGCGATGCCGAAAATGAGGCCGAAAAGCTCCGTCCCCCGCTTCCAGGCGGCGGCCTGGGCCCGCTCGCCCAAGCCCCGAAACACCTCGGGGAAAAGCGCCCCGTAGTTGGTCCAGACCACGGTGGCCAGCGTTTCGTAGAGAAAGATGGCGAAGGCGAAGTAGTAGGGGAGCACCCCGGGGCTTTTGGCCCAGCCCGGCACCCAAAAGACCAAGAGGTAGGCCAACAGGAAGAGGGGAACGCCCACCCAAAGCCAAGGACGCCGCCGGCCCCAGGGGGTCTTGGTCCGGTCGGAAAGGTGGCCAAAGAGGGGGTCGTTGATGGCATCCCAAAGGGCGTACACCCCCCGGGCCAGGGCGTAGAAGGCGGCGGAAAGCCCAAGCCGCTCCAGGTAAAAGAAGGCCAAATAGGTGCCGAAGCTCTCGGAAACCAGGGTAAGGCCGAGCTGCCCCGCCGCATAGCGCCAAGGCTTCATAAGACCTCCCGCACCGCCGCCCAGGTAAGGGGATGAAACTCCGCCAGGACCCGCCGCACCTCGGGGTGGGCGAGGGCGAAGTAGTCCGCCTCCCGGCTAGGCCAGTCGGGAAGGGCCCGGCCTTCGGGGGTGGGAAGGGCGCTGTGGTGCACCAGGTAGTAAAGCCCAGGAGGCAGGTGGGCCAGGTTCAGGTAAAAACCAAGGCGCTCCTCGGGGGGGGCGCCGTAGGCGTCCAGGAAGCGCACCTTGGGGTAGGGGGATTCCGCCAAAAGCCGCTCCAGCTCGGGGAGAAAAGCCTCAGGTACCCCAAGGCCCTCGAGGCCATCCGGCACCAAGGGCACCAGGCCATGCGCCTCGGCCAGGCGCAGGTAGATCTCCGCCAGGTCGGGCCGGAGCACCGCCCCTTGGTGGCTGTCCAGGTGGGTGGGGGAAAAGAGCCTCTTGGCCGCTTCAATCTGCGCCCGAAGCTCCCTTTCCACCTCCTCCGCCCGGGCCCGCCGCCAGAGGTCCTCGAGGGTGGCCGGAAAGTAGCCCGCCTCGTCCCTAAGGCTCTCCCCCCCCGTCAGGGGGCGGAGGCGGGGTGCCGCCCACTCGCTGGTGAGGGTGAGGTGGACCCCTAGGTCCACCCCCCGCACCTGGGAGGCCCAGGCCCCCGGAACCATCACGCTCCCCGTGGGCAGGCCTAGGGCGAAAAAGGCGGCGTTCTGGGCGTGGGTTAGCCCCAGGTCGTCGTGGTGCAAGAGGAGAACCCGCCGCCCCTTTAGGCCAAGCCGCTCCAAAATGTCCATGAAACGCCCCCTTTCCTTATGCCCGTAGTTTACAGGAAAGGGGGCAAACGCTTAGGCCAAGGCCAGCGCCACCAGCCGCCGAAGGAGTTCGGGGTAAGGCAACCCGCCCGCCTCAAAGAGCCTGGGGTACATGCTGGTGGGCGTGAAGCCGGGAATGGTGTTCACCTCGTTCAGGTAAAGCTCCCCATCCGCCAGGAAGAAGTCCACCCGGGCCATGCCCCGGATGCCGAGGAGGCGGTAGGCCTTTAGGGCCAGCTCCTGCACCGTTTCCTGGGTTCCCGGGTCCAAAGGGGCGGGGATCAAAAGCTCCGCCCGGCCCGGGGTGTACTTGGTCTCGTAGTCGTAAAAGGGGGCCTGGTAGCGCACCTCCCCCACGGGGCTCGCCTCGCCCAGGAGGTTCCCCAAAACGCCCACCTCCAGCTCCCGCACCCCTTCCAGAGCCTTTTCCACCACCGCCTTGACGTCGTGGCGGAAGGCTTCCGCCAAGGCCTCTTCCAGGTGGGCGTAGTCCTCCACCCGGGCGATGCCGATGCTGGAGCCGGTGTTGGCGGGCTTCACGAAAAAGGGCGGCTCAAAGGGGATAAAAGGCCTCTCCCCCCGGTAAAGGGCCACCCAGGGGACCACAGGGATGCCCGCCTGGGCCAGGACCCGCTTGGACAAATCCTTATCCATGCAAAGGGCGCTCGCCGCCACCCCCGCCCCCACATAGGGCTTGCCCAAGAGCTCCAAAAAGCCCTGCACCGTCCCGTCCTCCCCGAAGCGGCCGTGGAGGAGGGGAAAGACCACCTGGTACCGGTCCCAGTCCAGGGGAGGCGGAAAGGGATAGCGGCCCTCGGGCGCCACCTTAGCCTCCAGGGCGGCCTCCGCCTCCTTCCCCAAAAGCCAGCGCCCATCCTTGGCGATGACGGCAAGCTCCGTGGGAAAGGGCATGTGGCGAAGGACGCCCTCGGCGGAAAGCAGGGAAACCTCGTGCTCCGGGCTTTGTCCCCCGGCGAGGAGCAAAACGGTGGGCTCGGCCATACCCCAAGCTTAGCGGTTTTCCCGCAGGTCCAGGCCGTTAAAGCGGTCGGCGCAGGGGAGAAGCCCCCTCTCTGCCCAGCAGAGCACCGCCTCCTTGGCCGCCTCCAGCACCCTTTCCAAGAGGGGAAGCTCCTCGGGGGCGAAGGGGGAAAGCACGTAGGCCGCCCCTAGCTCCTTGGCGGGGGGCTTGCCGATGCCCACCCTTAGGCGGTGAAAGGCCAAGGTGCCCAGGGCCTCGGCGATGGAGGCCACCCCCCGGTTCCCGGCGGGGCTTCCCCCCGCCTTTAGGCGCAGGCGGCCCAACGGGAGGTCCATCTCGTCGTGGACCACCAGGATGCGCTCTGGGGGGATTTTGTAAAAGCGGGCCAAGGGGGCCACCGCCTGGCCCGTGAGGTTGTAGTAGGTGAGGGGTTTCAGAAAAAAGCCCCGCTCTCCCCCCACCTCCGCCTCGGCCAAAAGGGCCTCCCCCTTCTTGCGAAAGGATAGGCCCAGCCGGTCCAAGACCATGAAGCCCACGTTGTGCCGGGTATGGGCGTAGCGCTCCCCCGGGTTGCCCTGCCCCACCACCAAGAACATGGCCCTAAAAGAAAGCGGGGAGCCCAAGCCCCCCGCCCCCAAGGGGGGAGGCTAGGCCTCCTCCTCCTCCTTCTTGCCCTTCTTGATGACCTCGGGCTCGGCGGGGGCCTCCGCCGCCTCGGCCGCCAGGCGCTCCACGTCCTCGGGGGGCACCACGGCAGCGATGGTCTCCTCGGGGGAGATGGCGAGCTTTACCCCCTCGGGCAGCTTCAAATCGGCGGCGTGAAGGCTATCCCCGATGCCGAGGCCGGAAACGTCCACCTCAATGTACTCGGGGATGTTGCGGGGGGAAACCCGCACCAGGATGTCCCGGTGCACCTCCTGGAGCACCCCGCCTTCCCG is part of the Thermus hydrothermalis genome and harbors:
- a CDS encoding ABC transporter substrate-binding protein; the protein is MALATLLGLALAQNPSLRGEITVWSWDIAAKALEATIPSFNKLYPNVKVKVVDLGNQQVFDRGLAGCAAGGVDLPDVYSVENNEAEVFWSRFPNCFTDLAGLGAANLRKEFPEFKWTELTMGNRIYAIPWDSGPVVIFYRRDLYQQAGVDPSKIETWDDFNPSCYLSPGSEKIVAA
- a CDS encoding DeoR/GlpR family DNA-binding transcription regulator encodes the protein MPTLEAEARRAKILELLKDKGQVRVAELAKLLGVSQVTVRSDLDALERSGRLRRLRGGAVLWEARRAELPLEITRTLHAREKEAIGKKAASLVKDGDVILLDVGSTTTEMAKALSPNLRDVVVITSALNIALLLESHPGITVIVTGGRLRPLQHSLVNPFGTLLLEELNADKAFLGCNGVHPERGFTNTNLEEAEVKKAMVRAAREVYFLADHSKLLQVAAARIAPLEAATALITDRKAGKETLETLRQAGLRVEIA
- a CDS encoding glycoside hydrolase family 2 TIM barrel-domain containing protein — protein: MRLKSALFLAHPAREPEALPEEGWREVALPHQWTLEGLEAEVGWYRLALPEGGPRRFLRSFGDYYQEAWLEGRFLGRHEGYFFPWLLELPPGKELYLRVSAPKEPLGQWPRFKRQIKGVLGQHDCRPGGTSPRGQERGTGGLWGGVEVVFREEVALLHLTHRLHPRPGGWRLLVRLLLDAPRLFAERVLLRLFPENFPGEVWTKEVELRGDAGRGYREVVWDLPEMPLWEVWERGFPHLFRLEAELAQARVSAPLGFRTLAWDGEGWLLLNGRRLFLRGTNHIPTQWLAAYSQALAEKDVALMKEAGLNAVRVHAHLTHPVFYEVCDREGVLVWQDFPLQWGYAPDEAFAEEAVRQVRAMVEHYGAHPSIYLWCAQNEPTHNRHALGPLLAAELRAQDPSRLVKEASDFREHPYPGWYWGHLRDFLALPGAPLPSEFGAQALPRAELLRRVLGEAAWPPKWEVWAYHNFQPHETFRVAGVEMGTSLESFVENSQAYQARLLSFAIHAYRRAKGKVVGYFQFLFAEPWEGITWAVLDVERIPKKGFYALKEASSPVLLSLVPYRERLGVGGVPLWEAWLVNDLERSLTLRVVLALEGPAALPLWEGEVALAGGEVRRFFSLGELWESSLEGQERLAKVAEALRTLPPGAYRLVGEAWEGERLWSRQVVELVYLEPLVPPGVAW
- a CDS encoding MFS transporter; amino-acid sequence: MKPWRYAAGQLGLTLVSESFGTYLAFFYLERLGLSAAFYALARGVYALWDAINDPLFGHLSDRTKTPWGRRRPWLWVGVPLFLLAYLLVFWVPGWAKSPGVLPYYFAFAIFLYETLATVVWTNYGALFPEVFRGLGERAQAAAWKRGTELFGLIFGIALAPLVYAQVGFGGMALLFALLAALAFTLFLRGVEEDPRAGSPLGLWASFRLVLGNRAFWVAALVGLLFEFGRTVIQTGMAFYAKHSLGLPEAATSLLFAAVFLVALPSVFLWGLLARRLGGKRAWRLAHLVMGLAALFLFLPQGLGSALLVGALVGVGFAGVRVTGEVVMAKVIDLDAERTGTRREGAYYSLVGLLGRASGALVGLAFALLGPLFGYVSGENPGPNTGLAFRFLVSVIPGVAILLAYLLAALFPHEVRE
- a CDS encoding ChbG/HpnK family deacetylase gives rise to the protein MDILERLGLKGRRVLLLHHDDLGLTHAQNAAFFALGLPTGSVMVPGAWASQVRGVDLGVHLTLTSEWAAPRLRPLTGGESLRDEAGYFPATLEDLWRRARAEEVERELRAQIEAAKRLFSPTHLDSHQGAVLRPDLAEIYLRLAEAHGLVPLVPDGLEGLGVPEAFLPELERLLAESPYPKVRFLDAYGAPPEERLGFYLNLAHLPPGLYYLVHHSALPTPEGRALPDWPSREADYFALAHPEVRRVLAEFHPLTWAAVREVL
- the ddl gene encoding D-alanine--D-alanine ligase, whose translation is MAEPTVLLLAGGQSPEHEVSLLSAEGVLRHMPFPTELAVIAKDGRWLLGKEAEAALEAKVAPEGRYPFPPPLDWDRYQVVFPLLHGRFGEDGTVQGFLELLGKPYVGAGVAASALCMDKDLSKRVLAQAGIPVVPWVALYRGERPFIPFEPPFFVKPANTGSSIGIARVEDYAHLEEALAEAFRHDVKAVVEKALEGVRELEVGVLGNLLGEASPVGEVRYQAPFYDYETKYTPGRAELLIPAPLDPGTQETVQELALKAYRLLGIRGMARVDFFLADGELYLNEVNTIPGFTPTSMYPRLFEAGGLPYPELLRRLVALALA
- the pth gene encoding aminoacyl-tRNA hydrolase; amino-acid sequence: MFLVVGQGNPGERYAHTRHNVGFMVLDRLGLSFRKKGEALLAEAEVGGERGFFLKPLTYYNLTGQAVAPLARFYKIPPERILVVHDEMDLPLGRLRLKAGGSPAGNRGVASIAEALGTLAFHRLRVGIGKPPAKELGAAYVLSPFAPEELPLLERVLEAAKEAVLCWAERGLLPCADRFNGLDLRENR